One region of Streptococcus parasanguinis genomic DNA includes:
- a CDS encoding MarR family transcriptional regulator produces MNQTVYILILISLVVLFLFNKYEREKLQRLLQEQLLKDQAFKDSIKEKIQETDNINDVIHAINKDYRLGLLLAKEITEELK; encoded by the coding sequence ATGAATCAAACCGTTTACATCTTAATCCTCATCAGTTTAGTGGTCCTCTTTTTATTTAACAAGTACGAAAGAGAAAAACTACAACGGCTCTTACAAGAGCAACTCTTGAAAGATCAAGCTTTCAAAGATAGCATCAAGGAAAAAATCCAAGAGACCGACAATATCAACGATGTCATCCATGCCATCAATAAAGACTATCGATTGGGACTCCTACTTGCTAAAGAAATCACAGAAGAATTAAAATAA